The proteins below are encoded in one region of Lytechinus pictus isolate F3 Inbred chromosome 11, Lp3.0, whole genome shotgun sequence:
- the LOC129270954 gene encoding calcium-binding protein 39-like isoform X1, with protein MSLVGSSKRSPVELVSTLDSDLTILENDGIPNETRDKTLDDISNALSEIKYNFEQVEGEDTTEFVAQISQEFCNINVFLQLMKVLGKLNLEAQNDAVHIISTLLRRQVGARVPVVDFLKVKKQGLFILLKKYESPNFVFNDGVLLRECMRYEPLAEKVLFAPEFFELFKYIEMPKTDIAADAFETFKILLTRHKLLASRFLEKNYDRFTEDFSNYFLKSDRYETKKNGIDFLGELLLNRHNFDFMTRYIGNVENLELIMQMLIDRRIRGIQLGAFNVFKVFVANPEKTPPVHDLLLKNKDDLVEFLTEFFSYSTDEQFNDEKSIIIQSLRALQP; from the exons ATGTCGCTGGTTGGAAGTTCAAAAAGGAGTCCTGTAGAATTGGTATCTACCCTGGACTCCGATCTCACGATCCTAGAGAATGATGGGATACCAAACGAAACACGTGATAAG ACCCTGGATGATATTTCAAATGCTCTCtcagaaataaaatacaattttgagcAAGTCGAAGGCGAGGATACTACAGAATTCGTGGCACAGATCTCACAGGAATTTTGTAATATAAACGTCTTCTTACAACTCATGAAAGTCCTGGGGAAATTAAACTTAGAG GCCCAGAATGATGCTGTCCACATAATCAGTACCCTACTCCGCCGACAAGTCGGTGCCAGAGTTCCCGTCGTAGATTTTCTCAAAGTGAAGAAACAAGGACTTTTCATTCTCTTAAAGAa GTATGAAAGTCCTAACTTTGTGTTCAACGATGGCGTATTGCTCCGAGAATGCATGCGTTATGAACCCCTTGCGGAGAAAGTGCTGTTTGCCCCCGAGTTCTTCGAACTTTTCAAATACATAGAGATGCCTAAAACCGACATTGCAGCTGATGCATTCGAAACATTTAAG ATTCTTTTAACAAGACACAAGCTACTGGCTTCTAGGTTTTTGGAGAAAAATTACGATAGGTTTACAGAAGACTTTAGCAATTATTTTCTCAAATCTGACCGTTATGAGACGAAGAAAAATGGAATTGAT TTTCTTGGAGAACTATTGCTAAACAGACATAATTTTGATTTCATGACAAGATACATTGGCAACGTAGAGAATCTCGAACTCATTATGCAAATGCTTATTGATAGGAGAATACGAGGCATCCAGCTAGGGGCTTTCAACGTATTCAAG GTGTTTGTTGCGAACCCTGAGAAGACCCCGCCAGTCCATGACCTCCTGCTAAAGAATAAAGATGACCTTGTGGAGTTTCTCACTGAATTCTTCTCATATAGCACGGATGAGCAATTCAACGATGAGAAGAGCATTATCATTCAAAGCCTCAGAGCACTTCAACCTTAA
- the LOC129270954 gene encoding calcium-binding protein 39-like isoform X2, which translates to MSLVGSSKRSPVELVSTLDSDLTILENDGIPNETRDKTLDDISNALSEIKYNFEQVEGEDTTEFVAQISQEFCNINVFLQLMKVLGKLNLEAQNDAVHIISTLLRRQVGARVPVVDFLKVKKQGLFILLKKYESPNFVFNDGVLLRECMRYEPLAEKVLFAPEFFELFKYIEMPKTDIAADAFETFKFLGELLLNRHNFDFMTRYIGNVENLELIMQMLIDRRIRGIQLGAFNVFKVFVANPEKTPPVHDLLLKNKDDLVEFLTEFFSYSTDEQFNDEKSIIIQSLRALQP; encoded by the exons ATGTCGCTGGTTGGAAGTTCAAAAAGGAGTCCTGTAGAATTGGTATCTACCCTGGACTCCGATCTCACGATCCTAGAGAATGATGGGATACCAAACGAAACACGTGATAAG ACCCTGGATGATATTTCAAATGCTCTCtcagaaataaaatacaattttgagcAAGTCGAAGGCGAGGATACTACAGAATTCGTGGCACAGATCTCACAGGAATTTTGTAATATAAACGTCTTCTTACAACTCATGAAAGTCCTGGGGAAATTAAACTTAGAG GCCCAGAATGATGCTGTCCACATAATCAGTACCCTACTCCGCCGACAAGTCGGTGCCAGAGTTCCCGTCGTAGATTTTCTCAAAGTGAAGAAACAAGGACTTTTCATTCTCTTAAAGAa GTATGAAAGTCCTAACTTTGTGTTCAACGATGGCGTATTGCTCCGAGAATGCATGCGTTATGAACCCCTTGCGGAGAAAGTGCTGTTTGCCCCCGAGTTCTTCGAACTTTTCAAATACATAGAGATGCCTAAAACCGACATTGCAGCTGATGCATTCGAAACATTTAAG TTTCTTGGAGAACTATTGCTAAACAGACATAATTTTGATTTCATGACAAGATACATTGGCAACGTAGAGAATCTCGAACTCATTATGCAAATGCTTATTGATAGGAGAATACGAGGCATCCAGCTAGGGGCTTTCAACGTATTCAAG GTGTTTGTTGCGAACCCTGAGAAGACCCCGCCAGTCCATGACCTCCTGCTAAAGAATAAAGATGACCTTGTGGAGTTTCTCACTGAATTCTTCTCATATAGCACGGATGAGCAATTCAACGATGAGAAGAGCATTATCATTCAAAGCCTCAGAGCACTTCAACCTTAA